GGCAGCAAGCGCGTGGTATTCTGACGCCTGAGCTTTTCCTGCCACCCGGAGAATCCACATGCGAATCGCAAAACTAATCGTCACCGCTTTTATCCTCGTTCTGATCACAGGCGTCCTGCCGGCTTTTGCACAAACCGACTGGGAGGTCGCAAAAACATTTCACGTCGGCGGCGAGGGCGGATGGGACTATCTCACCGTAGACCCCGATACGCACCGGCTCTACGTTACGCGCAGCACGCACACTTTGGTGATTGACGGCGATTCGGGCAAGACCATCGCCGATATTGCAGGCCAGAAACGTTCGCATGGCGTCGCTATCGTTCCCAAGGCAGGCCGCGGGTTCATCAGTGACGGTGGTGGCGACGGCGCCATCGTGATCTTTGACCTCAAGACCAACGCGGTCCTGGGTACAGTCGCCGCACTACCCGATGCCGACGGCATCATCTTTGACGCTTCCAGTGGGCTCGTCCTCGTCGTGTCGGGAGATAAGGGAGTGCTGATGACGCTTAAGCCTGATATTGATCCCAAAACGGGAAAGATAGACGCGCCCATTGATCTCGGCGGGTCGCCCGAATTTCTCGCTGGCGATGGCAAAGGCAAGGCCTACATCAATCTCATGGATAAGAACGAGGTCGCGGTGGTTGACCTCAAAGCGCGCAAGGTGCTTTCGCGCTGGCCGGTTGCGCCCGGTGGCGCGCCGGTGGGGATGTCTATGGATACCAAAAAACGCCGCCTGTTCATCGGCTGCCGCAACCCGCAGAAGCTGATCGTGATGAGCGCCGATGACGGCAAGCTGCTGGCCGATCTACCCATTGGCGCGGGTGTGGACGCTACCAAATTCTTCGACAAGCAGGCGTTTGCAAGCTGCCGTGATGGCTCGCTCGCCGTGGCCGGCGAGATCTCGCCAGGAAAGTTCGAGATCGTCGAGACCGTAAAGACGCCACTGGGCGCAAGAACCATGGGCGTGGACCCTCCGACCGATACAATCTACATGCCCACGGCCGAGTTTGAGGAAGCCAAACCCGGAGCCCGGCCTGCAGTCAAGCCCGACACATTTATGATCGTCGTCGTCGCCCGCCACACCGCCAAGTAGCGGAATACGGTTTTGGTTGAGTGGGCACATCCGTATCCGGCTGTGCCCATTCTGCTGTCCGCTATAACGAGCCCTTGCGTATCTGGATGCCGCCCACGTGGTTGCGGATCACGATGGCAGGGCCGCCGCCGTTAATCGTGCCTTTTAATTCCCCATCAGAAGACGCCTGCATGGTGATGGGAAACTCGGAATGAATTCTGCTCGTGTAGCCGTTCCCGCGCGCATCGAGGGTGGCCTTAATCGCTTCCGGCAGATAAAGGGTAATTCCGCCTCCGAGGGTTTCAAAGAAACTGTCGCTCGTAGGTTGGCCGGTGATTGCGGCCCGTATGGAGCCGCCCGAGGTCCTGGCCTGCACAGCGTTTCCGGCGGCGGCAATTTCAATGCTTCCACCCGCGGTTTGGGCTTCCACCTTGCCACTGATCCTACCCAGGGCGATGGATCCGCCGGCGGTATTGGCCTTTACATCGCCACTCACGTCGCCGCACTGAATGGATCCGCCGGCGGTGCGCAGCTCGGTATTGCCCTTCGCGCCGCCGAGATCAATATGGCCACCCGCCGTCTGGGCATAAACAGGGCCGCCGATCTTGCCGATGCTGAGATGTCCGCCTGAGGTCTGCGCCTCGACCTTGCCATCTATGTCTCCGATCTCCATATGTCCGGCGTAGGTGGCAAGGTCCAGGTTGAATTGCCTGGGCACGGTAATGGTGAAATCCATCTGCCGCAGGTTGCCGGCATAAGAAAGACAACGATGGTCGCGGCACAAACTGCGGCCGGCCCCGCCGCCTTCATCGGATGGCTCCCACCCGGTCTTGAACTTTGCCCGATAGTGGATCGTGTCGCCTTCCTGCGAGGCTTCGATCTCCAGATCGTCGAGGATCTTTTTGGCTTCCTCCGCCGTGAATGCGTGGACCTTGCGGTCCAATTGAATGGTTGCAGTTTGCGCCTCACCCGCCTTGACCGTGACTGCGCCGTACTCGGAGGCGAAGGTAAGAGTGCCTCCCGGGTGCACATTGAAGCTCTTTTGCGGATGATCTTCGAGTTCGTCACCGTATAACATCGGTGCGCGCAGGAGCAGCGCTGTGCATAACGCCGCTGACAACAAAAATAATGCCCTGATTCGGTTTTTCATAGAAAGCCTCCGATCCATTGGTCAGGAGGTTAGACGAACCTGCTTCTTCTGGGTGAGCCGGGAAAGTAGTGCGGGGTGGGGGGGGACTTGCTGCTGGTCAAAAAAAGGCATGGAAGAGAAGAAACAGCTAGTAAAATCAAGGCTTCCAGCGCCCGGGGTGGGGGGATAAGCTGGTAGTCTTTAGTCCGCAGTTCTCGGGACCCACATCGTGAGTGAATTTTCAAAGAGCTAAGAGACCACAGCCGCATTCTGGATGCGGCACTCTTTGCTTCGAGAAATAGTCCTGCCGTTCCTCGCGAACATGATGACATACAGTTCTTCAGGATTAAAGATTTTGATATCACGGTGATACCACTTTTTGGCCAAGGGTGATCACGGATTTAAAGACAAAGCCCCACGCGCGCAAGCTCTACTGCTTTTTCGTGGATGCAGTTTGCTTCTGCAACTCAGAGCGGAATGCCTGTTCCCGTTCGGCCACGTAGTTTTTGTAGCCCTCGGGATCAATATAGGGGTTCACTCCACCGGCGTTCAATTTTGCGGACATCTGAGCGTATTTGGCTTCCATTCCGTAGTAGTTCCCGTGCGCGCCCAGGAAAACATCACAGGGAAGCGACTTGAGCACCCCAAATCCGCGTGCGTAATCATCGGCGATCTCGGGATAGTGCGCGTTATTCACCAGCTTGTATCCCGGATTGACGTTGGGGCTGCCGACGATCACAACATCGTAAGTTTTGCCCGCCTCGCGAACTTCCAGGCTCCAGGTGGTACAACCCCGGGTATGCCCGGCGGTCTTATGGGCAGTCAGTACGGTATCGCCGAGCTTTACCTCGTCACCATCATGCAGCACGCGATCCACCTTGGTCGCCGGATACCACAGGCTCGGCGAGTCGCCGTACTGGAAGTCGCTCTTGCCGCCTGACTCGACCACGCCGACGTCGCCATCCATGACCATATATTTGGCGCCGGTCAGCTTCTTCAGCTCGGCGCTGCCTCCATCGTGGTCGAAGTGACCATGGCTGATCAGAAGAATTTTGACATCGGCGAAGTGAAACCCCAGTTTTTCAATGCTCTCGCGAATCAGCGGGACCGAACTTTTCAGATTGGCGTTAATCAGAATGTGCCCTGCGGGTGTCGTAATCAGGTACGAGGCCAGCCCCCGGCTGCCGACGTAATAGATATTGCCGATCATGCGGTGCGGGGGGAAGGGCTCACTCCAATCCGGGGAATCAGGTACTACGGCGTTAACTTGTGTGGAGGCATTAGCCGGAGTGGGGTTTGCTTGCGCGAACAGGCCGCCAGCCAGGACTAAGACCAGTGTAAGCATCATCAGTCGAATGAGCATATGTGGAATGAGTATACAGTTACTCCATTCTTGAGATCGTGGGAGAGCAACCTCTGGTCAGCGGGTATTCAGAACCAAAGTGAGATTATCCGCGTAGCCATCGTTATAGTAGGGTTCAACACGTTTCATGGAGAGTTCCAGAACGACGGTGTGCGTGCTCGGTGGAATTGATCCAGTAGCATGACGCGGCAGCAGACCGGTGATGGACTTGCGGTCGCGAGCCGTGACCGGGCCGATCTTGGAAGTTCCCAGGCTCCGGCCGTTTGCATCCTTGAAAGTTG
Above is a window of Terriglobales bacterium DNA encoding:
- the bla gene encoding subclass B3 metallo-beta-lactamase, giving the protein MLIRLMMLTLVLVLAGGLFAQANPTPANASTQVNAVVPDSPDWSEPFPPHRMIGNIYYVGSRGLASYLITTPAGHILINANLKSSVPLIRESIEKLGFHFADVKILLISHGHFDHDGGSAELKKLTGAKYMVMDGDVGVVESGGKSDFQYGDSPSLWYPATKVDRVLHDGDEVKLGDTVLTAHKTAGHTRGCTTWSLEVREAGKTYDVVIVGSPNVNPGYKLVNNAHYPEIADDYARGFGVLKSLPCDVFLGAHGNYYGMEAKYAQMSAKLNAGGVNPYIDPEGYKNYVAEREQAFRSELQKQTASTKKQ